The Nitrospira sp. KM1 genome includes a window with the following:
- a CDS encoding Rieske 2Fe-2S domain-containing protein, with product MGEFVRVAGTGDVKPGSGIVAESNGKTLAVFNVDGTFYAIDNVCIHRGGPLGEGELEGSVVTCPWHGWRFDVTSGVCKNNPSGKVESYQVQVEGADIKVLL from the coding sequence ATGGGTGAGTTCGTGCGTGTCGCAGGGACCGGCGACGTCAAGCCGGGCAGCGGGATCGTGGCCGAATCGAATGGAAAGACGCTCGCCGTCTTTAACGTAGACGGGACGTTTTACGCGATCGACAATGTCTGCATCCATCGGGGAGGGCCGCTTGGGGAAGGTGAACTCGAAGGCAGCGTCGTGACCTGTCCCTGGCACGGCTGGAGATTCGACGTCACATCCGGTGTCTGCAAGAACAACCCGTCCGGTAAGGTGGAATCGTATCAGGTTCAGGTGGAAGGAGCGGACATCAAGGTCCTTCTCTGA
- a CDS encoding Mrp/NBP35 family ATP-binding protein, with protein sequence MADEHSHPGQQAQPKEQLIPGVKHVIAVSSGKGGVGKSTVAANLACALALTGAKVGLLDADLYGPNIPMMMGSTKGPEQQDGKIIPVENYGVKLISMAFLVPEEAPLVWRGPMVHQYLQAFFRDVLWGELDYLMIDLPPGTGDVQLSLSQMVPLAGAITVTTPQEVALYDVRKGMAMFTKVNVPLLGIIENMSFFVCGHCGERTDIFSHGGGERAAEKVGVPFLGSIPIDPAIRDGGDTGHPIVVAHPESPQSKAFRDIADKIIGTLGGKKEGRSIDSLLKKIKEPFTQN encoded by the coding sequence ATGGCGGACGAACATTCACATCCCGGCCAGCAGGCCCAGCCGAAAGAGCAGCTCATTCCAGGCGTCAAACACGTGATTGCCGTCAGCAGCGGGAAAGGCGGCGTGGGTAAGTCCACCGTGGCCGCGAATCTGGCCTGTGCCCTGGCTCTGACGGGTGCAAAAGTCGGATTGCTGGATGCGGATTTATACGGCCCGAACATTCCGATGATGATGGGCAGCACGAAAGGTCCGGAGCAGCAGGATGGGAAAATCATTCCGGTCGAAAACTACGGCGTCAAGCTGATATCCATGGCGTTCTTGGTCCCCGAAGAAGCCCCGCTCGTATGGCGGGGGCCGATGGTGCACCAATACCTGCAGGCGTTTTTCCGCGACGTGCTGTGGGGTGAATTGGATTACCTGATGATCGATCTGCCTCCCGGCACCGGCGACGTGCAGCTGTCGCTGTCGCAAATGGTCCCGCTGGCTGGCGCGATCACCGTGACGACGCCCCAGGAGGTTGCGCTGTACGACGTCCGGAAAGGTATGGCGATGTTTACCAAGGTGAACGTCCCGCTGCTGGGGATCATCGAAAACATGAGCTTCTTCGTCTGCGGCCACTGCGGCGAGCGGACGGATATTTTTTCTCATGGTGGCGGAGAGCGCGCCGCGGAAAAGGTCGGCGTTCCGTTCCTGGGGAGCATTCCGATTGATCCTGCGATCCGTGACGGCGGCGACACCGGCCATCCGATCGTCGTGGCTCATCCGGAATCACCCCAATCCAAGGCATTCAGGGATATCGCCGACAAGATCATCGGGACATTGGGCGGGAAGAAGGAAGGCCGATCGATCGACAGCCTGCTCAAGAAAATCAAAGAACCATTTACACAAAACTAG
- a CDS encoding acyl-CoA desaturase — protein sequence MPDAIGTSPFAYKTFILFCLVAIVTLVGTPLFGFLYGYTLFDWIVFGILYVFTGMGITVGYHRLISHRSFECHPWVKAIFLIGGGWALQNSALRWCSDHIRHHARTDQEEDPYNAQKGFWHSHCGWLFINTPHRLEKYERQLRRDPMVMWQHKNYHAIVISGLAFPLVLGFLHGGIMGGIGCFFLAGMFRMFMVLNSTFAINSLCHMFGDQPHGTQDSSKDNWLISLVSFGEGYHNYHHTYARDYRNGPKWYNFDPSKWIIYTLSLLGLATNLRRLDSTVLSE from the coding sequence ATGCCCGACGCTATCGGTACTTCGCCGTTTGCCTACAAGACGTTCATCCTGTTTTGCCTGGTTGCAATCGTCACACTCGTCGGCACGCCGCTCTTCGGATTTCTCTACGGCTATACGCTTTTTGACTGGATCGTCTTCGGCATCCTGTATGTGTTCACCGGCATGGGAATTACAGTTGGGTACCACCGGCTCATCTCCCATCGTAGCTTCGAGTGCCACCCTTGGGTCAAAGCCATTTTTCTGATCGGAGGCGGATGGGCGTTGCAGAACTCGGCGCTCCGATGGTGCTCCGACCACATCAGGCATCACGCTCGGACGGACCAGGAGGAAGATCCGTACAATGCCCAGAAGGGATTCTGGCACAGCCACTGTGGCTGGTTATTCATCAACACGCCCCACCGGCTGGAAAAATATGAGCGGCAGCTCCGGAGAGATCCGATGGTCATGTGGCAGCACAAGAATTATCATGCGATCGTGATCTCCGGTCTGGCGTTCCCCCTTGTGCTGGGCTTCCTGCACGGAGGGATCATGGGCGGTATCGGCTGCTTCTTTCTCGCCGGGATGTTCCGCATGTTCATGGTGCTGAATTCGACCTTCGCCATCAACTCGCTGTGTCACATGTTCGGCGATCAACCGCACGGCACACAGGACAGCAGCAAGGATAACTGGCTCATCTCGTTGGTGAGCTTCGGAGAGGGTTATCACAATTACCATCACACCTACGCCCGCGATTACCGCAACGGGCCGAAATGGTATAACTTCGATCCGTCGAAGTGGATCATTTACACGCTTTCGCTGCTCGGCCTGGCGACCAATCTGCGACGTCTTGACTCCACCGTTCTTTCCGAGTAA
- a CDS encoding proline dehydrogenase family protein, translating into MRHPPPDQRTVISIGKHLAHLAAGRTPWLFERRWWSQAAMNLAMHDPAFKTQLFRFIDMLPSATSDARVVDLAKEYFGPMTDHTFALRWGLKVLAATSVGASLTGHAIKAHVEQLAKTFIAGSAIDDALPVLQGLWKDGKAWSVDLLGEATISDREADRYRDRCLEALQTLAPSAASWPFVPHLERDHLGSIPRVQLSLKISALSPHLDPIDPEGSYRSVAARLRPVIEEAMRLPASLIFDMEQAATKDLLIAIFVRLFSEPAFRSFPYAGLAVQAYHRDTARDVQSLIEWAEARDVPITIRLVKGAYWDSDTIRYRQLGWPVPLFEKKPETDANYETLVHSLLNRTSVIRPAFGTHNLRTLAYIEAVAESLRIAPETWEYQMIYGMAEPFQHAMWRRGRRLRLYTPVGELLPGMAYLVRRLLENTSNESFLRKEYVESQSLDTLLTAPAVDRTAAAPRPDGDGDTFHNEPPRDFSRETVREAMQDAIASVRKQLGRQWLPLPGSPILSGPAVTSQNPARPGETIAILPGGSPADIDAIVERARAAWPQWSNRPPHERVNILRAAAALMRERRELLAAWEILECGKPWREADADIAEAIDFLEFYALEWLRLGPPKQLGRIAGELNHRMLSPRGVTAVISPWNFPLAIPAGMVSAALVTGNPVIFKPSERSSMIGRLLAEILVEAGLPEGILTFVPGASEVGNRLVRHPDIVTIAFTGSKETGMAILKETAAPAGGCRLIKRVIAEMGGKNAIIVDETADLDDAITGVITSFTGYSGQKCSACSRVIVHASVYDLFVSRLKDAVRSLRMGPPDDPGTQIGPVVDERARAKILDYLEIGRREARPLIDGRIEQPGWYVGPTVFEDVPPTARIATEEIFGPVLAVIKAVSFDDAITIANGTDYALTGGVYSRSPANLETARARFDVGNLYLNRPITGALVGRQPFGGHRLSGVGAKAGGEEYLLQFVITRIVSEQTLRRGFAPVE; encoded by the coding sequence GTGAGGCATCCCCCGCCTGACCAACGGACCGTCATATCCATCGGCAAACACCTGGCGCATCTTGCCGCCGGACGTACGCCTTGGCTCTTCGAACGGCGCTGGTGGTCCCAGGCGGCGATGAATCTCGCCATGCACGACCCGGCCTTCAAGACGCAGCTGTTTCGGTTCATCGATATGCTCCCCTCCGCCACGTCCGACGCCCGTGTGGTGGACCTCGCCAAGGAATATTTCGGGCCGATGACCGATCACACGTTTGCGCTTCGGTGGGGACTCAAAGTGCTCGCTGCCACGAGCGTCGGAGCCAGTCTCACCGGGCACGCCATCAAGGCCCATGTCGAGCAGCTGGCCAAAACGTTCATTGCCGGCTCCGCCATAGACGATGCACTTCCCGTCTTGCAGGGGCTCTGGAAGGACGGAAAAGCCTGGTCGGTGGATCTCCTGGGAGAGGCCACGATCAGCGACCGAGAGGCCGACCGTTATCGTGATCGCTGTCTGGAAGCATTGCAGACGCTCGCTCCGTCGGCGGCGTCCTGGCCGTTCGTGCCGCATCTCGAACGGGATCATCTCGGTTCTATTCCACGCGTGCAGCTCTCTTTGAAGATCTCCGCCCTCTCCCCGCACCTGGATCCGATCGATCCGGAAGGCAGCTACCGGTCGGTTGCGGCGAGGCTGCGCCCCGTCATCGAAGAGGCCATGCGGTTGCCGGCTTCGCTCATTTTCGACATGGAACAGGCCGCGACCAAGGATCTGTTGATCGCCATCTTCGTTCGTCTCTTCTCTGAACCGGCCTTTCGATCATTTCCCTACGCCGGGTTGGCGGTACAGGCCTATCACAGAGACACCGCCCGCGATGTCCAATCGCTGATCGAATGGGCCGAAGCACGAGACGTCCCAATTACCATCAGACTGGTGAAAGGCGCCTACTGGGATTCAGATACCATCCGCTATCGACAGCTGGGCTGGCCCGTGCCGCTCTTTGAAAAGAAACCGGAGACGGATGCCAATTATGAAACACTCGTCCACTCTCTGTTGAACCGGACCTCGGTGATTCGACCGGCGTTCGGCACCCACAATCTCCGCACTCTGGCTTATATCGAGGCCGTCGCCGAGTCCCTTCGGATCGCACCCGAGACCTGGGAATACCAAATGATCTATGGGATGGCGGAACCCTTCCAGCATGCCATGTGGCGCCGCGGGCGGCGCCTGCGTCTCTATACGCCGGTCGGTGAACTGCTGCCCGGCATGGCTTACCTCGTCCGACGCCTTCTCGAAAATACATCGAACGAATCGTTCCTGCGGAAGGAGTATGTGGAATCCCAATCTCTGGACACGTTATTGACTGCGCCTGCCGTTGATCGTACAGCCGCCGCACCTCGGCCGGATGGAGACGGTGACACGTTTCACAATGAGCCGCCCCGCGACTTTTCCAGAGAGACGGTTCGCGAGGCCATGCAGGACGCGATCGCCTCAGTCAGAAAACAGTTGGGCCGCCAATGGCTCCCGTTGCCCGGATCACCCATCCTTTCAGGTCCGGCAGTCACCTCCCAGAATCCCGCCAGGCCGGGCGAAACCATAGCCATACTTCCCGGCGGCTCGCCGGCCGATATCGACGCAATCGTCGAACGCGCGCGCGCGGCCTGGCCGCAGTGGAGCAATCGGCCGCCGCACGAGCGAGTCAACATTCTTCGGGCGGCAGCGGCCCTCATGCGTGAACGCCGCGAACTCCTTGCGGCATGGGAGATTCTCGAATGCGGAAAGCCTTGGCGCGAAGCGGATGCGGATATCGCGGAAGCAATCGACTTCCTGGAATTCTATGCACTCGAATGGCTTCGTCTTGGTCCTCCCAAGCAGCTTGGACGGATCGCCGGAGAATTGAATCATCGCATGTTGAGCCCGCGAGGCGTGACTGCCGTGATTTCGCCCTGGAATTTTCCGTTGGCCATTCCGGCCGGCATGGTCTCGGCGGCATTGGTGACCGGGAATCCGGTCATCTTCAAACCGTCCGAGCGTTCGTCGATGATCGGACGGCTTCTGGCGGAAATTCTGGTCGAAGCCGGTTTACCGGAAGGAATCTTGACTTTCGTGCCCGGGGCTTCAGAGGTTGGAAACAGGCTGGTGCGGCATCCCGATATTGTGACCATTGCCTTTACCGGATCGAAGGAAACCGGCATGGCCATCCTCAAAGAAACGGCGGCGCCCGCCGGAGGCTGCCGCCTGATCAAGCGGGTTATTGCGGAGATGGGCGGAAAGAACGCCATCATCGTCGATGAGACGGCGGATCTCGACGACGCAATCACTGGTGTGATCACGTCATTCACCGGGTACTCAGGGCAGAAATGTTCCGCCTGCTCCCGAGTCATCGTGCATGCCTCGGTCTATGACCTGTTTGTCAGCCGGCTGAAGGACGCCGTGCGGAGTCTCCGGATGGGACCACCGGACGATCCTGGAACTCAGATCGGACCGGTCGTCGATGAAAGGGCCCGCGCCAAGATTCTTGACTACCTTGAGATCGGCCGACGGGAAGCCCGGCCGCTGATCGACGGGCGTATCGAACAACCTGGATGGTATGTTGGCCCTACGGTGTTCGAAGACGTGCCCCCAACGGCGCGCATCGCCACTGAGGAAATCTTCGGGCCCGTTTTGGCCGTCATCAAGGCTGTTTCATTCGACGACGCGATCACCATCGCCAATGGGACGGACTATGCGTTGACCGGCGGGGTCTACTCGCGCAGCCCTGCGAATCTTGAAACGGCCAGAGCAAGATTCGACGTGGGAAACCTCTATCTCAATCGGCCGATCACCGGCGCGCTGGTCGGACGGCAGCCGTTCGGCGGCCATCGCCTGTCAGGAGTCGGAGCCAAGGCTGGAGGGGAAGAGTACCTGCTGCAGTTTGTGATCACGCGCATCGTCAGTGAACAGACCCTGCGGCGCGGGTTTGCTCCCGTCGAATGA
- a CDS encoding SDR family NAD(P)-dependent oxidoreductase has product MHTIPHPSAEGSRAAVLVTGASGGIGRAVSLAFAGAGYFVGIHYRSNKTAAAETLDLVRHAGAEGRLYEADVRLSPSVRLMIDAMARDASGLNTLVCSAGIAGSRLLLREEEDRWADIVATNLTGTFHCLRAIGPLFASCGGGSIVVIGSFSGFHGSAGQAAYAASKAGLVGLVKTAALEWGPSNIRVNLLLPGWHLTGLSGDAFPSPDQYIDHALQRPPSLKEAAHTVLHMARSQDLSGQVWNCDSRSL; this is encoded by the coding sequence ATGCACACAATTCCTCATCCATCTGCCGAGGGAAGCCGTGCGGCCGTTCTCGTCACAGGTGCGTCGGGCGGCATCGGACGAGCCGTCAGTTTGGCCTTTGCCGGCGCCGGCTATTTCGTCGGAATCCACTATCGCTCGAACAAAACCGCCGCAGCGGAAACGCTGGACCTCGTTCGTCACGCCGGAGCAGAGGGACGGCTATACGAAGCGGACGTACGGCTATCTCCATCCGTTCGCCTCATGATAGACGCTATGGCTCGTGACGCTTCCGGGCTGAACACGCTGGTGTGTAGCGCGGGCATTGCAGGCAGCCGTCTTCTTCTACGAGAGGAAGAAGACCGGTGGGCAGATATCGTGGCAACGAACCTGACTGGCACCTTTCATTGCCTGCGGGCGATCGGTCCCCTCTTTGCCTCTTGCGGTGGAGGGTCCATCGTTGTGATAGGTTCGTTTTCCGGATTCCACGGGTCGGCGGGGCAAGCGGCCTATGCCGCTTCCAAAGCCGGACTCGTCGGCCTCGTCAAGACGGCCGCATTGGAGTGGGGGCCGAGCAATATTCGTGTCAATCTTCTATTGCCGGGGTGGCATCTCACGGGTCTTTCAGGTGATGCATTCCCTTCGCCGGACCAATACATCGACCATGCTCTTCAACGCCCGCCCTCGCTCAAGGAAGCGGCTCATACGGTCCTTCATATGGCTCGATCACAAGACCTGTCAGGTCAGGTATGGAACTGTGACAGTAGGAGTCTCTGA
- the bioD gene encoding dethiobiotin synthase encodes MKRSGARKAVGIFVTGTDTDVGKTLLTASLALALRRLGRDVGVMKPIETGISNADVARSDAARLRTVIGSDEALGAICPYRFDLPVAPFAAAHTERRSIDLGMIQQVYRLLAGRYDAMVVEGVGGVHVPIARCNDVMDLILRLKLPVVVVGRAGLGGINHALLTIHALRRRKIQVVALMLNRTTPVQSRIARIQERTTVQALREGAEVPVFGPLPYVPGMQRRFQPAAVALSRTAAVMRLAKLVLASAR; translated from the coding sequence ATGAAACGCTCAGGAGCGCGAAAGGCTGTCGGCATCTTTGTTACGGGAACGGACACTGATGTCGGGAAAACACTGCTGACGGCATCCTTGGCTCTGGCCTTGCGCCGTCTTGGACGTGATGTCGGCGTCATGAAGCCGATCGAAACGGGAATCTCGAACGCGGACGTGGCTCGCTCCGATGCCGCCCGCCTCCGGACGGTGATAGGGAGCGATGAGGCCCTCGGGGCGATCTGTCCCTATCGTTTCGATTTGCCGGTCGCCCCGTTCGCGGCGGCCCATACCGAACGCCGGAGCATCGACCTGGGAATGATTCAGCAGGTCTATCGCCTGCTCGCCGGCCGATACGATGCGATGGTGGTAGAGGGAGTCGGCGGCGTCCACGTTCCGATTGCACGCTGCAACGATGTCATGGACTTGATACTCCGCTTGAAACTTCCGGTGGTGGTCGTCGGTCGCGCAGGACTCGGCGGAATCAATCATGCCTTGCTGACGATCCACGCCCTTCGCAGAAGAAAAATCCAGGTTGTGGCACTCATGCTCAATCGAACCACTCCGGTTCAGTCGCGAATAGCTCGTATTCAAGAACGCACCACGGTGCAAGCGCTGAGAGAGGGCGCAGAAGTACCTGTGTTCGGACCTCTTCCGTACGTCCCAGGAATGCAGAGAAGGTTTCAACCGGCTGCCGTTGCGCTGTCGAGGACGGCTGCGGTCATGCGCCTCGCGAAGCTGGTCCTGGCATCTGCCCGATAA
- the thiE gene encoding thiamine phosphate synthase translates to MTGRTSPPTLSGLYVILDPTVRPERPLDEVLKDAVRGGARIVQYRNKAASMKQAYGEASALRTIAKAVGATFIVNDRCDLALAVDADGVHVGQDDLPYAEARAIMGPDKIVGLSTHSPAQVEAAARFRPDYIGYGPIFTPLSKTDHDPVVGIEGLRAVRSLITVPIFAIGGIRAEHVGEIIRAGANGVAVISAVLNASDIQTAVARFIGQMPGPASRGA, encoded by the coding sequence ATGACCGGCCGCACATCCCCGCCGACACTGTCAGGTCTCTACGTCATTCTCGACCCCACGGTCAGGCCCGAACGTCCGCTTGACGAGGTCTTGAAAGACGCGGTTCGCGGCGGAGCCAGAATTGTCCAGTACCGCAATAAAGCTGCGTCGATGAAACAGGCCTATGGAGAAGCGTCGGCTCTTCGAACCATCGCGAAAGCGGTTGGAGCCACTTTCATCGTGAACGACCGGTGTGATCTCGCCTTGGCCGTGGATGCAGACGGCGTGCACGTGGGACAGGACGATCTGCCTTATGCAGAGGCGAGAGCCATCATGGGACCGGACAAGATTGTCGGCCTTTCGACGCACAGTCCCGCACAGGTTGAGGCGGCTGCCAGGTTCAGACCTGATTACATCGGGTATGGGCCGATCTTCACGCCGCTCTCGAAAACCGACCATGACCCGGTAGTCGGTATCGAAGGCCTCAGGGCTGTCCGATCACTGATTACCGTGCCGATTTTTGCCATTGGTGGAATTCGGGCGGAACATGTCGGAGAGATCATTCGGGCAGGGGCCAACGGCGTCGCCGTGATCTCGGCGGTGTTGAATGCCTCGGACATCCAAACGGCCGTGGCGCGGTTTATCGGGCAGATGCCAGGACCAGCTTCGCGAGGCGCATGA
- the accC gene encoding acetyl-CoA carboxylase biotin carboxylase subunit, whose product MFKKVLVANRGEIALRVIRACKELGIKTVAIHSEADVNGLHVRAADEKICVGPAEAALSYRNIPNVLSAAEITGADAIHPGYGFLSENAHFAEVCESIGVKFIGPTSENIALMGDKAKAREIVARRGLPVTPGSPGGLKSEQEALEAATKIGYPVIIKAAAGGGGRGMRVVNKAEDLARAFQAAQAEAKSTFGNDSVYLERYFLEPRHIEVQIAADHRGHVVHLGERDCSIQRRHQKLVEETPSPAVDEKLRREIGRTAVEAVKAVHYRNVGTVEFLLDKDQNFFFMEVNTRIQVEHPITEMVTGVDLIKEQIQLADGQPLSVKQQDIKINGHSLECRINAEDPEKFTPSPGLITKYSAPGGYGVRVDSAMETNALVVPHYDSMIAKVITHGRTRQESIARMRRALDEFLIEGIKTTIPLHKRILNDPDFQKGHVSTTFLDRFLAG is encoded by the coding sequence GTGTTTAAAAAAGTATTGGTCGCCAATCGCGGAGAGATCGCACTGCGCGTGATCCGGGCCTGCAAAGAGCTTGGAATCAAGACAGTCGCCATTCATTCCGAGGCCGATGTCAACGGTCTTCATGTCCGCGCCGCCGATGAAAAAATTTGCGTGGGACCGGCCGAAGCCGCGCTCAGTTACCGCAACATTCCCAACGTGCTCAGCGCCGCAGAAATTACCGGCGCGGACGCCATTCATCCCGGCTATGGGTTCCTTTCGGAAAACGCCCACTTTGCCGAAGTCTGTGAATCGATCGGTGTCAAGTTTATCGGTCCGACGTCGGAGAACATCGCGCTGATGGGAGACAAAGCGAAGGCCCGTGAGATCGTCGCCAGGCGAGGCCTGCCCGTGACACCGGGAAGCCCGGGGGGGCTCAAGAGCGAGCAGGAAGCGCTTGAAGCCGCCACGAAAATCGGCTATCCGGTCATCATCAAGGCTGCCGCCGGTGGTGGCGGGCGCGGCATGCGCGTCGTGAACAAGGCGGAGGATCTTGCGCGCGCGTTCCAGGCGGCCCAAGCTGAAGCGAAGTCCACATTCGGAAACGACAGTGTCTATCTCGAGCGATACTTTCTGGAGCCTCGTCATATCGAAGTGCAGATTGCCGCCGACCATCGGGGCCACGTCGTCCATCTCGGGGAGCGGGATTGTTCGATTCAGCGACGCCATCAGAAACTCGTCGAAGAGACGCCTTCTCCGGCCGTGGACGAAAAGCTGCGACGGGAAATCGGCCGCACGGCGGTCGAAGCCGTCAAAGCCGTGCATTATCGCAACGTCGGCACGGTCGAATTTCTGCTCGACAAGGACCAGAATTTCTTTTTTATGGAGGTGAATACGCGGATCCAGGTCGAGCATCCGATTACCGAAATGGTCACGGGAGTCGATCTCATTAAAGAGCAGATTCAACTTGCCGACGGCCAGCCCCTTTCGGTCAAGCAGCAGGACATCAAGATCAACGGGCACAGTTTGGAATGCCGCATCAATGCCGAGGACCCTGAAAAATTTACCCCTTCCCCTGGATTGATCACCAAGTACAGCGCTCCGGGAGGGTACGGCGTCCGGGTCGATTCCGCCATGGAAACCAACGCCTTGGTCGTTCCCCATTACGATTCGATGATTGCGAAGGTCATTACACACGGCCGGACCAGGCAGGAATCCATCGCCCGCATGCGGCGCGCGCTCGACGAATTTCTCATCGAAGGCATCAAGACGACGATCCCCCTTCACAAACGGATTCTCAACGATCCGGACTTCCAGAAGGGCCACGTCTCCACGACGTTTCTCGACCGTTTTCTGGCCGGCTAG
- the accB gene encoding acetyl-CoA carboxylase biotin carboxyl carrier protein: MSGSKPRKSKKRAAPIVLPLVEQTEGGPSLFLTGSQSKHIQELVDLLKRNNLTELELERDGIRIRLRHEVGMKTVTASVPDFSPAAAASQAPTQASAPSADATGLVTITSPIVGTFYRSPSPDADPYVEEGDFVRKGQVLCIVEAMKLMNEIESEVDGRIVKILAESTKPVEYGQALFHIDPKATA, encoded by the coding sequence GTGAGCGGGAGTAAACCTCGCAAGTCCAAGAAGCGTGCAGCGCCGATCGTACTGCCGCTTGTCGAGCAGACGGAAGGTGGCCCTTCACTGTTTCTGACCGGGAGCCAGTCCAAGCACATCCAGGAATTGGTCGATCTGCTCAAGCGGAACAATCTGACCGAGTTGGAACTGGAGCGCGACGGGATTCGTATTCGTCTCCGCCATGAGGTGGGGATGAAGACCGTGACGGCCTCGGTGCCCGATTTCTCACCGGCCGCTGCAGCGAGTCAGGCTCCAACGCAGGCCAGCGCGCCGTCGGCCGATGCGACGGGCTTGGTCACGATCACGTCTCCGATCGTCGGGACGTTTTACCGCTCTCCATCTCCCGATGCCGATCCGTACGTCGAGGAGGGTGATTTCGTGAGAAAGGGACAAGTCCTCTGCATTGTTGAAGCGATGAAGTTGATGAATGAGATCGAATCGGAAGTGGACGGGAGAATCGTCAAGATACTGGCTGAAAGCACGAAGCCGGTCGAATACGGCCAGGCGCTCTTCCACATCGATCCGAAAGCGACCGCCTAG
- the efp gene encoding elongation factor P, whose amino-acid sequence MISTTDFRGGVRLMVDGEPFYIVEFQHVKPGKGGAFVRTKLKSYLSGNVLDRTFRSGERFEEPDLEEREMQFLYATGDDYTFMDTDSYEQLTFEKQQLGDNADLLKENMNAKILIYEHRPIDVELPIFIELKVVEAEPGVRGDTASGGTKPAIVETGATIKVPLYLEVGTTIKIDTRTRAYVERVR is encoded by the coding sequence GTGATTTCTACCACGGATTTTCGAGGCGGTGTGCGATTGATGGTTGACGGGGAACCGTTTTATATCGTCGAATTTCAGCATGTGAAGCCGGGAAAGGGCGGCGCATTTGTCCGCACCAAACTAAAAAGCTATCTGTCAGGCAACGTCCTGGACCGGACGTTTCGCTCAGGCGAGCGTTTCGAAGAACCGGATCTCGAAGAGCGCGAGATGCAGTTTCTGTATGCGACAGGCGACGACTATACGTTCATGGATACCGATAGTTACGAGCAGTTGACCTTTGAAAAGCAGCAGTTGGGTGACAATGCCGACTTGTTGAAGGAAAACATGAACGCCAAGATTCTCATTTATGAGCACCGGCCGATCGATGTCGAACTGCCGATCTTCATCGAATTGAAAGTCGTCGAGGCCGAACCAGGGGTTCGCGGCGATACGGCTTCCGGGGGGACCAAACCCGCGATCGTCGAAACCGGGGCAACGATCAAAGTCCCGCTGTATCTTGAGGTGGGCACCACGATCAAGATCGATACCCGTACGAGGGCCTATGTGGAGCGTGTTCGGTGA
- the aroQ gene encoding type II 3-dehydroquinate dehydratase: MRILVLHGPNLNLLGSREQSIYGTTSLDAIDAGLTKLADELTVDVDIRQSNAEGELVTWIQEARSGYDGILINPAAYTHTSVAIRDAVLAVALPTVEVHLSNIQGREAFRHHSHVADVAVGQVSGFGAESYFLGLRGLHAHLTSSRRPRKTSAPVRKKRGR, translated from the coding sequence CTGCGGATATTGGTGCTACACGGTCCAAATCTCAATCTCTTGGGCAGTCGGGAGCAGTCGATTTACGGCACCACCTCTCTGGATGCCATCGATGCCGGGTTGACCAAACTCGCAGACGAACTGACCGTGGACGTGGATATCCGGCAATCAAATGCCGAAGGCGAATTGGTGACATGGATCCAGGAAGCACGAAGCGGGTATGACGGGATTCTGATCAATCCGGCGGCGTACACCCATACTAGTGTGGCGATTCGGGATGCCGTCCTGGCGGTGGCGCTGCCAACGGTAGAGGTCCATCTTTCAAATATTCAGGGCCGCGAAGCGTTTCGGCATCATTCGCACGTGGCCGATGTGGCGGTTGGACAGGTATCCGGATTCGGCGCCGAGAGCTACTTCCTCGGTCTGCGGGGTCTGCACGCGCATCTCACCTCGTCTCGCCGTCCGAGAAAGACATCGGCGCCGGTCAGGAAAAAACGCGGCAGATGA